taaaGTTGAAGCCTCAATAACTACACGGAGAGAATCAATCAAAGTTTCTAATGTGAGACGTATGAGTAGAACACCAACTGACAAAAGGTTAGCTGTTAACATGGTCTAAGTTCACATGAAGTTGTtgtcaatacaaaataattacatttttaatatatgttaATTACTGTTTGTGATTAAATAATCAGTATAGCACCCATAAAGACGCTTACAGAAGCTGTATTACATATATTCAAATAAGGTGATAAACAAAGTTGatgcagaatatttatttttatagcatAAAAAGCATTGCTGACCGTCGAGCAGAAGACAGAGACTCAGACAGTGATGaggtttgtttttacttttcaaacagaatagaaatgtttatttattcaagtctttcacacacacacacacacacacattatatatatatatatatatatatatatatatatatatatatatatatatatatatatatatatatatagggtgttCCATAAGTCAGGCACCATAGGAAATAGCATATGTTTTGCAAAATATTTacacaatgtacttaatatgaCCTCATTTTGCATTCATATGTTCAATGGTTCTTTCCAGAGAATACATTCCTCTTTGTTTAAGACATTTCACATCTAAAAGAAAGAGACAACCAATATTAACAATCATATCTTATGTTTTATGGGACAGTCTGTAGATTGATGTACTTTTCAAGTACCATACTAAGCAAGCtgtggctatgtttacaacagaaACAGAGGTAGCACGTTTAATTGTGGCACTAGATTTCCTGAAAAAAATCCACTTgctcatctttttttattatgacatggGTGTATAACAAACTTCTGAGTGCCTTGCCAGTGGGTGTCAtgttatggtaattaaggaggggctgtgctaatatttaaaaagaattgTACTCTGAATTAAACATATATTGCATTAAAGAGAGTTTGTAAGATCTAAGAgtgatattacagaaacattccaATTGTACTTTATTACAGCCTCCCGGGTTTACATCAGGTATATTTGATCATTCTACTACTTTtatgttgcattttattttgcatttgtgagataagcatttcttaatactgtatttctgtctgtaagatGATGATTTTCAATTTGTCCCTGGAACTTAACCTTATTTTGACCCATGGGACAATGTCAATCAAATCAAACCAAACTGGCTCTGGCCTACCCCCTCCAAGCATTCCATGGTTGTAAcgtgcatttccaaaatctagaaaggTATAATACGGGTATGTTGATGGTATAATGACATCAATAATTTAGATTGTTACaccggggtggggggggggggcaacagtCATTGTAAACATTGCCAATTTCTTCTGCTATTCAGGGAGATATCTTATAAATTACTTAAACCAGGTCTAGAGCTGCATGGTCTAAAAGTGCCCTTGCATGAGTCTAGGTGGTTTACATAAACTATAAAgattttatgtttaaatgttttcttatttCCCTCATTAGAGGCAAGGTTTGTACTGTGTTACTAAGATTTCTGTTTACTACCAGGAACTTGAGCTCTACTTCAAAGATCCAAAGgagatgttgaacattttaacAGAGCTTGAAGAGCAAAATCTTTCATATATACAAAACTTTCAAGAAACAGAGGAAGCTATGGAGGAAATACATATGAACGCCCGTATCACAAAGGAGAGAATGTATGTTTGTTACACTCTAGGTAGACTAAAACACATACTGTTAACCCAATAGGGGGATTGCTTTCTTTTCATTACAAGTAAAGGAGAGGCACCTTGAAAAAGCAGCCACCTATCTTAAGCTGCCACAAATGTTCAATACCTTTGGTGGCTGGTTTTAGGTTGCACTATGTAGAATATGATCATGTAACGTAATGTCAAGTCAATGAGGACATcttcaaaaaaatacattttctgcaGATTCCTGAAATAATGATACTTGGATATGTAGTAAAGATGATCTAttagatgtatttgttttgttcactCCTATGGTGTTCTATACACTAGCTTGAGTTGAGTAGCATTCATAGCACAGCAATGGTAAACCACATATGGCATACTGTattgaaatacatactgtactgaaATACGTTCAATAAAGATATAGCAATAATGGTAACTTAATTTAGAGGAGGGGTTATATTTTGTAATCAATCATTAAGTTTATGGCAACAACTATGTTTAATTGTAGTTGTTACTTATTTAATACTCTACACTTTATGAGCACTCAATATTGGATTCCTTGAATAGCATCctttgctagtactgtactgttgGTTTGATAAGTGAAAAGTATCCATATCTGATAACCACATAATTGAGCTTGATgagaattttgtgttttgtatttggtcACTTCTTTAGGAATTATGAAACAGAAATACTAAAGCAGCAGATTGCTATGCTTAAAGCAACCATTATAAGGGAAGAGGAGAAAGCTTCAGAACTAGAGTTCAAGTCTAGAATTTTTTCCGATGGAGAAGTGAATTCACAAAAACAAGTAAGGCCAATAACAGAATTGTAAGATCACATATTTGTATGTTAAGTGTTTTTTGCAGTGATGACCAGGGTCAATAAGATGTGAATTTTGCCTAGATAATGCACAACGATAGGCCTGCCAGAAAATGTTATATTCAAATGCGGCTGGTAAAAAGAAACTCAATTGCAATTTTGTTTACCTCTGCGTTGAAACAAAATTTATATTTGTTATCTTGTACTTTAGGATTCTATACTTAATATGTTGAACAAAAAAGTGGATGATGTCTACAAGTCTTGCATTGGTGAAGTTCCAGCAAAAATCAGCACACTGCAGATGTTAACAAGCATAGAGAACCGAATGGAAGAATTACTGGAGAGCTTGGAAACATTGCCACGAGATAAAGTGGAAGCAGTTGAACGCtcaaaagaaaaggaaatgcGACTGAGGTATTGCTTCTATAGAAAACATAGATGAGCAACTGCAGTTTTAGGACATGACAGCTTTCAAGTGCATTATtttacactaatatatatatatatatatatatatatatatatttaaatcaccTCTAAAATTAAAAAGGTTaactgttttaaatttaaatataagtGACAATGTGTATAATTAACACACATTGTTCTGCACTTCAAAGGATACGTGAGGAACAAATCAAAATTAAGAAGCAACAGCAGGAGGAAAGGCTAAGAACTGCAATCCAGAGAGCAAATGCAGACacaaagaaaagggtttgtactGAAATCTGTGTTTTTAACAATTatacagggggaggggggggggggggaggtggtgAACTGTTCTTTGCACCAAGCTAAACAGCTCTTCGTCAAACCTAGCCTCTCCCTCACAATCTGCTTTTACTGTTCGTTCATTTCGTGACACATGAGGTTTCTAATCTATTCCGACCGCTTGGCAGTACTTGTTTTATTTGCCTGTCCGCCACACTCCTGTATTGATTATTTCTTTCTGGATAAAATCTGCCTCCCATTGTCCACTCTTGTACCTATAACTGTATAGTCATGTAAGACCACGACCCCTTGGGTTTGAAGCTTGTTTTGCTCAGACAGACAGCACCTCACCATTAATGATGATTCCACCCCGCCACTCTCTGGTAAAAGCTTTGTCCAGTTTATTTCTTCCCAGATAGACCTTTTCCTAGACACCAACTACTCCAAGGTTATCCTTAGCTACATTATTGAAACCCCAAAGGAATATTTACATGGGCAAGTAATTTACTTCAAATCATTAAAACTCAGAACGGGATGGCTCTCAGAATTAACTGATCTTATTTTACAGTTAGATCAGTGACATGCACTCCAGATCTCCATAAACAACAATTGATCTTACAAACTGAATTACACCTTTTCCCCACACAAAAGGCAAAACAATTACTGATTAAATCACGgaacagaatatattattattcatttcttagcagaataTATGAACACATTGACAAGATAAGCAAAGTTTGGGCACATCAGCTGTGTCAGTCTACTGCTTCACATTTGATGCCACAAATTAGCTTGCAATTGGGCCTGCCCCCAGTAGATCAGCAGATCagtgatcaattaaaaaaaaaaagtactctaCTCTTTACACATCTGATTCACCTGCAGATCCCTCCTCAACAGTCTTTTTTTGAGAACCTTTCTATTCTACTTGTCAATTCACTGTCCACCTGGAGGAGGCGTTTTCTCTAGATGAAGTAACTCAAGCTATGAGGTCCCATAGAATGTTATTATAATTTAGCCCTTGTTTATGTCCCTTTCTTTATTTATCTGGAACAAAAAAGCATATCAGAATCCACAGACTTTCTCCAGAGAATAAAATCAATGGGGGTATGGATCTATCTAACTTTAAATGTTACTATTGGTTGGCTAACATTCGCAATCAGTTGCACTGGTCGCAATCTCACCTCCAACTAGATGGGCCTCCATGGATGGTCCTGGAGACTGCTTCTTGCCGGTCTTCCCAACTTCCACTAATATACTCCTCCCTGTCTGTCACTCCCTCCAGATTTGGGCTCCGTTTAGACAGAAGTTCGGCCTATAATCCATGTCCATGTCTTCTCCTGTAAACTGTCTGTTCCCACCCTCGGTGGGAGACTACTTTTAGTATATGgtacaaaactgtttttaaatcatTTCACCAACATTCTCAAAAATGTAACCTACCACGTAAACACTTTTTTCATTACTTACAAATTCAGAACTTAAAGTTGCTCAATTTCCTCTGCTGCTTCCTAAAAATCCACTATTGATTCCATACAAGAATCTAACCATGACTGTAGGGGAGTTGTATCTAAATTACAGAACATCTGTATTGCCCTTCACTGTCTACACTGAAAACCCAGTAGGAAGAATTTCACAGATGATGTATTGAAATCTATTGTCACCCGTGCAGTCATTTTTGGTCTGTGCTTGACATAGGCTGATACAATTCAACATTTTGACTCGGGCCTGAATTTAACCTTAACTGGATTCAATGTGTGACAGATGCACACTAGCACCTGTTTCTCTCATCCATATGTTCTGGTCTTGCCCAGAATGGCTCCATTCTGGACCTGTTTTTGAGACCTTGTCAGACCTTGCAAGTGCCCATTGATCCCACCCCACACATTGCGCTTTAGTGTAGTAACCATTGATATTCCTCTGTCTAAGCTGCAGTCACCAACTCCCTGGCCTTTGCAACTCTATTGACTAGACACCTGATTTTGTTTGGTTGGAAGCAGGCTGACCCACCCTCATATCTTCACTAGATCACAAATCTTATGCATTTCCTTAAATCAGACCAACTCGGACTACCCTCTCTTCCATAACTTCCTTCTAGGTCAGTGTTCCTCACTGAAAATTGGCAGGCCAAAGATAAGTATTATAACCCCCTAATCTGCTAACATTAAAAACTGAATACATTTTCAACTTACTTGTAAGGTTCTGATAACGTGGCTCATAAGCAGGAGGATGCAGCTCGCAGGCGGTATGGTCTCAGTCTGTTAGTGCTTGTTCTTTATTGTGTTCCATTGTACTATAGCGTGGGAGCTGATGTTAAACAACCACCACTAAGAAAAGCAGGCTCATGCTGGTActgttttgattggctgattaACGTAAAAACTTAAAAGCAGGCAGGCTAATCGATTAATGTGACAGCAGAGCATTTTTgctcttttattttattagtttctgCTATTAAATTGTCTTGTTTTTAGGTAACTTGGGGAAAATATACAGCTTACAGATCattgtttttctattattttttaggCTGGAAGAAAGTTGATGTTCCGCTCAGAGCCACCAACAATAAAACATGTTGACAAATCCAAGGGGATGACTACCAAGGAGCAAGAAGATTTGTTGTATTACTTTACATAAAGTTCTTCAAGAGAACTAACACATTTGGAGGAGtgcttacacttttttttttatttattttttagatgttTGACACGTAGACCAAATACTTTGTGTAACAACCTTTTAAAGTCAAGTGTTTTTACTACTTTGTAAAATAATTGCTTTCATAGTTGCACAGTGTTAATTAGCTGGTTTTGATGCACAGCACGAACTGGATGATTCCGTGGATAATAAAAccaatttggaccaattgtgtttGATTGCTGCTGTCCAATAGATTTGAATTGAGATTTCATTACagcaagtaaaaatgaaaaagccgGTACTTGCTTcgattgattttaaattcaattgTGTGACATGGCAGCAGACATCTCTTGTCTGCTTGAAGCCTGCGACAGCAGGAAGCCGATTGGCTGATGGCACTgattaatattttaacaaaaagtcCCATCTACATAGGAACTGATTTAATAGTTTTTAATAGGCATCTCAAATGCCATACAACTATGTAATACCTTGTGTAAAAGAGGTTTGACAAATATTTCTGCTCCCCATTAAAAGTACAAATATGGTTTTAGATGTCAAATAAGAATATTGGTAAGTGTAACTGAAAGCAGCAAGGCCTTATTCACAAAGCAATAACTACAAGGGGGCATCAACGGTGCTAGGAGCAAATACAATTATAGGCAGGAAGATCTCTCAAAATGGCAGGCTAAACTATGAATAGAAGCCTTTGTGTCATATGTTTATCCCAACCGTATGATGTCCTGTTACTGAATGAACATCGTATTTGGAATCCCAAGGAATGTAAACAGGAGAaattccacttgtcatataatcTTCAATTATGTAATAGTGATGGACAGACCAATCCTATAGAGATTACTATCAGTATTAAACTTAATAAATCATTACTATTCCACAAGCCATTAAATTCTTCAGATAGTTGGCACTTACCTAATTTGACCAAGTAATACCGCACATtaaacagtgttaaaaaaaagtgcaatatgcacaattttattatttctgtgCTGTTCTTGAAGCACACGGCATGGAAAACAAAGTTAAACTAAAAACAACTGTTTCAGTAAGACACAAAATCAACATAAACCAAAAACTTAAATCAGTTACAAAGTCATACAACTGATGCATCCGGTATAAAAGGAATGAGATTTTCTTGTACAAAATGTTTATTCTCTCATTTCTCcatcttcctcctcttcttcaacACCTCTTATATACAGAACATtgttgcatctttaaaaaaaaaaaaaaaaataaataaaaaaaaattagtatGGTACTGCAAACGTATGAGGGCAGTTCAGAACTCATTAATGCAGGCCCCTATACCGAACCATGCCACATCGTAAGACAGCCTGACAAActgaacaaatatatatattatatatatatatatatatatatatatatatatatatatatatatatatatatatatatatatcctaaaaaAATGTCATATTTGATAAAAGCTCAATTGGTAAGTCTACTTGGCCATGTGCTATATTTGACCCATTTTTtcaactttaacaaataaaaaacacttgaTAGAATTATACCAATAACTAGTAGGTGAGTTAACACCAGGTAACTTACCTAACAAGAACTTCTCCTAAGTGACCAGCCAATGCTCCATCAACATATTCTTCTGTGTTAGCCAGCTTTTGTatgacaaaaataaacacacatattaATAAACTGCTTTACAATTTTTTGATGCAtttgaaatgtactgtaaataagtTTAAAATCCATTATCCTCAAAAGTAGAAAGTTTGTAaactgtcacaaaaaaaaaaaaaaaaaaaacggtagaGAATGTCCTACATAGACCTAACTACAGAGGCTACTGCAGCATGTTTCATAAATTGCTTTTGTTTGGCCATAAGTAGCAAAGTCATAAAATGAATAACTCCATACAGTTAAACTTTCTCATCCCTATACTTGTAAACATGGCCATCTACCAACCTGCATGTTCATGTACCCATCCACTGAAACCAGGTAGCCTTTATACTCCATTCCCCACTTCAATTTTACCATAACTGGTTTACCAGTTAGACCATTGAGAAATGGCTTTGGGTTCAGAGGTAAactctaaaaaacaaacaaaaaacaatacagtaaattTCAGAAACAGacattcatttttttcagaaaaaaaacatgttatacaaTGAATAACTGTAGATTTCTATATGTTAAAGATATAGTACTCATAATTATTGAGACTTTTATAACAATAAATGGTAGTATTACAGAGTATGAAAGAGATCACGTTTCTTTTAGGCTAGCGTTTGTTAACAATCACTGACCAGATCCTGGAATTGTTTTCTTGTTACAGCCCATATACTCACTTTTTGTTTgaacaaacattttcataaaaaacATGTTGTGTGAGTGTCATAGTGGTATACCAAACAAACGGGTTTTGTATTGTTTGCAACCTGCCTGTACTCTCTCTATCATATCACTGAGCCGGGGCCTACTCATTACCGCTACAACAAACCAATAAATGAATGAACCGTGACACAACAGTACTAGAACGAAAGATTCACATAACCGTTTAAAAGAAGAACTCATTCACGTTGACACAAAGTTATAAATTACAAACTcaccattttatttttgaatcCGGTATTTTATTCTAGTAGTCTCTAAAACACAAGAGAACCCAAATCCCACGCCGcgcactaaaaaaataaaaataaaatatcacgAGAAAATGGCTGCTTTCTTTGACCTCTCAACTTTCACCCTGAATAGGAAACGTGTTCTGATTGGACAACGTGTCTGTGCTGAAGGAGGTGAGTTATTGACTATTGTTTGGGACAATAGTTTGCTATATCGCCTCACAGTGGCCGCTACCTGTGTAACAATAAGAATAAAAGGATAGACAGATCGTTGATCAGACAAGGTTTCCTTAAAActcaaatgtattaaatatgtacatttacatGAAGTGGTGTTGTTTCTGAAACTAATTACATAAAATGGACGCTGGGGATTCTTAAAAGTACGTCTCTGTTAATATGCGTTGTAGAGCAGCGTTGACCTCTTTGAACTTAGTTTTTTTAATGTCCAACGCCTTCACTCCCTGAAGGTCCAGAGTAGGTGACTATAACTTAAGTAAACAAAGACATATTTGATATTACAAAC
Above is a window of Acipenser ruthenus chromosome 14, fAciRut3.2 maternal haplotype, whole genome shotgun sequence DNA encoding:
- the LOC117420093 gene encoding cilia- and flagella-associated protein 100-like — protein: MSRTPTDKSIKSIADRRAEDRDSDSDEELELYFKDPKEMLNILTELEEQNLSYIQNFQETEEAMEEIHMNARITKERMNYETEILKQQIAMLKATIIREEEKASELEFKSRIFSDGEVNSQKQDSILNMLNKKVDDVYKSCIGEVPAKISTLQMLTSIENRMEELLESLETLPRDKVEAVERSKEKEMRLRIREEQIKIKKQQQEERLRTAIQRANADTKKRAGRKLMFRSEPPTIKHVDKSKGMTTKEQEDLLYYFT
- the LOC117419691 gene encoding small nuclear ribonucleoprotein F, which codes for MSLPLNPKPFLNGLTGKPVMVKLKWGMEYKGYLVSVDGYMNMQLANTEEYVDGALAGHLGEVLVRCNNVLYIRGVEEEEEDGEMRE